The DNA window AACAGAGAGTTATATATGAGAAAATTGTCAACTGTGTTTGTAACAAAGAAGGCgaatgtttttttatatatggaTTTGGCGGAACTGGAAAAACTTTCTTGTACAGGACATTGCCAGCTAGGTTACGATCTGAGAGGAAAATTTTCATTAATGTTGCATCGAGTGGAATTGCAGTATTGTTGTTACCAGGGGGTAAGACAGCTCATTCAATGTTCAACATTCCAATTGAGTCAAATGAGGATACTGTTTGCAGAGTCTCAAAGGGTAGTGCTAAGGCAGAATTGATTCGATGTGCTGATTTGATTATTTGGGACAAAGCACCAATGATTAATAAGTTGGCTTTTGAGGCATTGGATAGAATCCTTCACGATATAATGTCGTCTGTGTCTGTTGTTAATAATGATTTACCGTTTGGtggaaaaataattattttgggtGGTAATTTCTGACAAGTATTACCTGTTGTCCCAAGAGCTTCTAGAGCTGAGATTGTGATGGCCACTATTAATCTTCAATTCTTCGGAAACATTTTGAGGTATTAACCTTAACAAAGAATATGAGGTTGGATAGTGCAATGGAAGAGGCTGTTGCGGAGGAGTTAAGATCCTTTTCAAACTAGATACTTCAGATAAGAGAGGGAAAATATGGTGTGGTTATCAGTGATAAACTTTGTGTTGAAGTACCAACTAATTTGCTTATTGATACTTCTGATAATCCGGTTGAAGATATTATAAATGTGGTTTATCCAAATATTGTTGTCAATTTTGAAAATCCAATTTTCTTTCAAGATAAGGCAATTTTGGCTCCAACAGTTGAAATTGTTGAAGAGATTAATAACTacatagttaattttttatcgaGTGAAGAAAAGGAATATTTGAGTGCCAATATTATTTGTGGTAGTGATGCTTATGGTGATATTGATTGTAGTTGGATAACCACTGAATTTTTAAACCAAATTAGATGTTCTGGGTTACCCAAACATTCTGTCAAATTAAAGAAAGGGGTACCTATTATTTTGATGATAAAAATTGATCCAACTAGTAGGTTATGCAATGGAACTCAACTTATTGTAAAAGACTTGGGATCAAATGTGATTGTAGCCGAGGTTGTTTCTGGTAGTAACATTGGTGATCAAGTATATATTGCTCAAATGAATCTCATTCCAAGTGATGCTGGGATACCTTTTAAATTCTAGCGTAGACAATTTCCAATAAGCTTGTCATTTGTAATGACGCTTAACAAAAGTTAGGGGCAAACGTTATCTGTTGTTGGATTATTTTTACAGCGTCCAGTATTTTTCCATGGTCAACTTTATGTCGCTGTATCTCGCGTAAGGAGCAGAAGTGGACTAAAGATTTTGCTGCTTGATGAAAATTTAGAATTTCCAAATTTTACTGAGAATGTTGTTTTCACAGAGgtttttgataaaatttaaatggCTTCTTGTTTTGTTCAAGATTCAGAGGACTATAAAACTTTTAGTTAGAATTCTAAATATTAATTTCAGTTATGCCTAATTATTGTGggaaaaatatatatctaattagtatgatatttttttatttatttgtataatgttatatttttttaggtttaacAAATAGTGGTTTATactatatcatttttttaaaatcttatcaaGAGTTGTTTAAATATAGAAATCAACTATGTGTTAAAATGTTTTATGAGTCAACAATTAcatatattgaaaattaaaatatgatgtATTATCAAATTAGGAAATAGGGTCAGGCATTTAggtttcttgtttctttttcttagaaGAGTGCTGCCGTGTTCTCTTCATCCTCGGTGTCCAGGTGCCAGATTATGCTCCTTCCCCTCTTTTGCTATTCGTCTCTAGCAATCGCACTGTTTGTGTCAAAATACATCATTCCAGGGAGTGGGTTCATCTGTGGGTTTTCAATTGTATTAGTTATCCATAACATCGCATCCTATTCTTGTTCTAGCAGAACTACCATAGTAGCATTCTCTCCTTCACCAACAGTGGGTCATCTTCGCCATGGGGCAAAGGAATTGTGGTGGTTTTTTCTTTTCCCAGTCGTGGTATGAACTTCTTTATATACCTTGGCTAATTTGATTTCGCAACCTCTTCTTACCTTGAAATTCTGCTTCATTTATGGATAGTTTTAGGGTTTGACGTTGAACATCTTTGGGTCTTTGAAATTTGTTGATTTGTTGATTTATCATttgttaatttagtttaattttgttttttttggcaAGGTAGGTTGTGTTTATAACAGTTTCGTTTTTCAGTATTTATGATACATAGAGTGTGGTTGAAGATGGTCTGTTAGGTAATTCTTTTAGAACATTGAAGTTAGGTTCAACGTAGGATAATTTGTAACAGGCTCCATGATTTGAAGTCAAAATCGATTAGGCTCTATGATCTGAAGTGAAAATTCATTGTCAGTCTTTTTTTGTTGTCATAGTGTATAAGTAAAAGTATCTGCAACTATATCTACTTGCATATGATAATATctattatattatatgtaaTAGGCAATAGACCATAGGATGTGGTGTAATATGTTCTATATTTTgtattgtttatttatatttattatcacTCTTGTTATTATTTCTATATAAACGGGTCACTAATGTGTTGTTCCCAGGTATTAGTTTTGTTTTCCCCTTTCTTTCTACTCTGTTGTAGACACTTGATAAATAGATCCATACATTGGTGTGAAGGCATTAAATCATGAATACTTGTTTTCATTCCCTGGATAAAATAACACCGTGGAGAGATGACTGGAGAATAAGAGTCAGGATTAATAGGGTATGATCTGCTTCATATGCTGTTCCAACAAGAGATGGCAATCTGATACATATGGTGTTAGTGGATGATAAGGTAAGTCTCTCATGtgacttcttttttcttttttctgagTCATGTTCGTGTGCTACTACTTTTCCATATGTTTATttgtgttatttatttttcttcctgtgttcattctttatttatttatttatgtggagtaacgtatttttttattatttataattgattgtattttttatgattattcaTAGTTGACAAAAATTGAGGCAACTATCACACAGTCTCTAATTCCTTATTTTAATGAAATACTAGAATAAGGAAATGTTTATGTGATTACACATTTTACTGTGGTTCCAAACTCTGGGTTAACTAGGTTGAAAAAGCACCGCTTTAAGATTATTTTCCATAGCAAAACAATTATGGTACCAACCATGTCTATTAGTATGCCCAATGCTGCATTTAAGTTTACTTCAATCGATGAAGTAGTTGAGAAGAGATGTAATGAAGATTTCTTGATAGGTAAGcatgagttttttttatttagtactCTAAAATTTTCCTGCTGCCACTAATACCCTAAGAATGATCTGATTTTGTTTGTTGATATAAAATTTTCCACAGaagtttttttcttgttttgtagatttcattgggtTCATAGTTGGTGTATGTCAAGAAACTGATATTGGTTCACATGGGGAAAGAATGAAAGTTATAACCTTGGAAGTTGTTTTAGACgggtataaaattatataaatatgctCTCTATTGGgttgttttgtttttggtttgatttttaaGTTGGTGTTTTTTGGTTGCTTCGATTAAattaaggaagaagaagatacaGTGTAATGTTATTGGAAGATCGTGTGAGGTATTTGATTTGTCTATGTTAAGAAAATATCAAAGACCACCAGTGGTGGTGCTAAAACCTTTCAAAATTAAAGTCCTTGGAGGTTAGTTGAAGTAGTGCTTATTATTCATTGAAGATTTGTATAATATTGTTAATGTTAATCCGCTATAGTTAAAATTTGTGATTCTTGGTTTgtgtagtaaaaaaaattaaaattttccttGTCAGAATACGTGTGCCTGCAAAATGTGATTAATATATCTAGAGTTCTTATAAATCCTGATATGTACGAAAGTGTGGAGTTTCTTAGCAGGTTGGTGGCTTTTTTATTCTGAGGTGGTCGTTGTTCTTTGTTTTGTATGTTGATGTGTTACTTGACATTATTCCATaactcctttttttctttttttgctatTTATTAGATTTAATGTTGCATGCTATGAGTTTTCAAGATTTATTCCCATTGTATCTGGTTATTTAATAGCCAGTGTTGGTGATGGTTTCGTTGACTGGAGAGCTGTTTGGTCTATTGATCAACTAAAGAAAAACTGTGAGGTTTGTCACTATCAATTACGTGGAATTCGTAGTGTATTGAAAAtactacatattttttattgtgaGAGTGCAAATTGCAATTTAaagcaacaagaacaaaaggctTATAGTTGTTCGTTTCATTTATATGTTTGCTTTGCAGGATGgaattttctatgttttgggAACAGTTACAGAGGTTGTTGATGATCCAAATTAATGGTACCATTCATGTGTTTGTGGAAATGCTGTTGTTGCTGATGATAATACTTATCATTGTAATATTTGTGACTTATGTGTGGAACATGTGGTTTTAAAGTAATGTTTTCTCTCATCCTATTTTCTTGTATTATGTGATTATGTGATGTGATATGATTATATGATATAAGTAACTTTTAATAGCTTACATTGTAAGTTATTTAAATTACTTCGTGTTAGCAGgataatttatttgtattttctcTATATTTACTTTTATATGTATAGAATAACTGTCATTGTTGATGATGGAATATCATCTACAGTATTCGCACTTGTTGATTATGCTGCAACAAAATTGTTTGAGAAAACTTGTGCTGAGACTTTCTTACATATAGAGAAAGAATTACACTCAGATTATAATGATGTCTCAATGgtatatttttttggatttccTCAATTATTTGGTTGATATTTTCACGTGTTTCTTTGTCACCTTATGTGAcataaatcaatttatttcgtAAGGTTAATCAATCTAACAGTGTCCCCCTATTCCATGGAATtattggaaataaaataatgttCAAAGTTCAGATGCACAGTATTTTGGGACAACATTATTCTGATCAATTCAAAGTTGTTAATCTGTTTGGTGATATAGCTGGATCATCTTTGCCTGTTCAGTGTATTAATGTATgtggttatatatatatatattgttaattCAGTGTTAAATGGTgacactaaaaattaaattttaggaaTTTATCTATTGCCCAATCTTCAACCCAATATATCCAAGTTATTCAGCAGCCTCGTGTATTCAGAATTCAAGATGTCAAATTAGTTCTTCTAGTTTGATAGAAACTGAACTTATTGGGAGATGCTTGGGGAGATTATCTCATTATGCTTTTCTCAACCAATTCCTGAAATTGTATaacatttatgttttaaatatattttggttaGAATTATACTTTTTGTCTATATTGTCACTTTGTTTACTGTATTTATACAAATgtagatataattttatttggtaGTTGTTTATATGtggaatctttgtctttttgtttttgtttgccAGGAATCACTAAAAATCGTTGTTGGGACTATTTTGCATgtctttgaagatcatgaatgGTGGTTAACGATTTGTTTATGTGGTTCAGCTGTTTCAGTTGTGAATGGTGCATCTTATTGTGTAATGTGCCAAATTGAATGTGTTGACACTATACCAAAGCATATTACTagattgtttaaaatttttcctATGCATGTTCATTTTTATTGTGATGTGTTAATATTCTGTGGGTTTAAATGATGTTTATTTGTTCTGAAGGACTCATTGAAGGTAATCGTGTCTCATAGAACTAGAAATAATATCTTAGTCCTTGGAGATTTTTTGGTTGCAcgaattttgatgaaaaatgtgCTGCTCTATTGGAAGAAAACCCAACTTCAGAACAGGTTCAGTTtcttatgttttattatttctttgaatatacaaataagaaattaaatagtataTGTACTTAAGTACTTGATTTTTTGGTATCTGTTATAGAATGTTGTGACCCTGTTTATTGatgttatattttgtttttgtagaCTTTGGACAAGAAGATTGTTCCACAAGATATTATTTCTCATTTgatcgaaaaaaaaatttgcattcaTCGTTGACCCCAGAGTTGTTGGATATGAGCTGAATAAAGATGTTTATATTGTAAGAGATTTCACGGATGAAAGTTGTATTGTTAATCTTTTGGAAAGTGTTACTCAGATAATTTATTAAAAGGTccttatagttttttttattaagctCTAAATCCATATtagtaatttctttttatttactcATCTATGTACATTTAATTTGTTGgtgtaatttttatataaatattcatgtttaataaatatttatgagTTTATAAAATAGTTGAGTTGCATTATAAATTATAAGATAAGTATGTTTATTAGTTTAATGAAGTTGTGTTTGCACATATTAAATCACCAAGGTTGTGTTTTGTTTTGTGTTGGAGAAGAAAGAGGTGCCTTATGTTTTTGTTTCAGTGTTGTGTTCACTTTTTTTACCTTGAACTCAAAATTGTTAGATTCCCTTTTTCATTTTGgacccaattttttttaaataccagTTATGTCCTTCAgtattcatatatttattatttgttttatggtattttttccccaataaattttgatggatattattatttatttatataattttttttactattattgttgtttgtgtatagaatattatatttattttgtattataattttattaatcctATTATAATAAAGAGTACTGAGagtacttaaaaaatattaaattttagttaaatgtCTACAATAACATTATCAGATAacataaaatagttatttaaattcatgtctttctttt is part of the Arachis duranensis cultivar V14167 chromosome 1, aradu.V14167.gnm2.J7QH, whole genome shotgun sequence genome and encodes:
- the LOC107490951 gene encoding uncharacterized protein LOC107490951; amino-acid sequence: MLLWELKYDIGLLIQEHDSNLLKLNEEQRVIYEKIVNCVCNKEGECFFIYGFGGTGKTFLYRTLPARLRSERKIFINVASSGIAVLLLPGGKTAHSMFNIPIESNEDTVCRVSKGSAKAELIRCADLIIWDKAPMINKLAFEALDRILHDIMSSVSVVNNDLPFGGKIIILGVPTNLLIDTSDNPVEDIINVVYPNIVVNFENPIFFQDKAILAPTVEIVEEINNYIVNFLSSEEKEYLSANIICGSDAYGDIDCSWITTEFLNQIRCSGLPKHSVKLKKGVPIILMIKIDPTSRLCNGTQLIVKDLGSNVIVAEVVSGSNIGDQRPVFFHGQLYVAVSRVRSRSGLKILLLDENLEFPNFTENVVFTEVFDKI